A window from Zingiber officinale cultivar Zhangliang chromosome 7A, Zo_v1.1, whole genome shotgun sequence encodes these proteins:
- the LOC121999436 gene encoding heavy metal-associated isoprenylated plant protein 7-like, translating to MSPSHRPLQAPAPGSVEQEEEKLEGERRTSAATLEDEKAKGNDKEEKEEEEGEKNVESPLPSEAEESEGNGGEGDTEGYGEKIVESPVEVKAKGSNGKKAKKQGGKQAKKEPLSPPEEIELRVSMHYNAGVAEVARDWRAQKVVVKGKKAVANPLKMVEHLERKTDKKVQLLTPLPPPQPGKKKPKAKDQLKKKKKEEEEGRRRQERRASNALASLHSEDHEEDLKDARFPSVSFLCSIVS from the exons ATGTCGCCTTCCCACCGACCCCTGCAGGCTCCAGCGCCAGGGTCGGTGGAGCAGGAGGAGGAGAAGCTGGAGGGGGAGAGAAGGACTTCGGCGGCGACGCTTGAGGATGAGAAGGCCAAGGGCAATGAtaaggaagagaaggaagaagaagaaggcgagAAAAATGTGGAGTCGCCTCTGCCTTCAGAGGCAGAGGAGTCCGAGGGAAATGGTGGGGAAGGGGACACGGAAGGCTACGGGGAGAAAATAGTGGAATCTCCGGTGGAAGTTAAGGCCAAGGGCAGCAACGGGAAGAAGGCGAAGAAACAAGGGGGCAAGCAGGCAAAGAAGGAACCACTGTCGCCTCCGGAGGAGATCGAGCTGCGCGTGTCCATGCACTACAACG CAGGGGTGGCGGAGGTGGCGAGAGACTGGAGAGCACAGAAGGTGGTGGTGAAAGGGAAGAAGGCCGTGGCCAATCCTTTGAAGATGGTGGAGCATCTCGAGAGGAAAACTGACAAGAAAGTGCAGCTACTGACTCCTCTACCACCTCCACAGCCAGGGAAGAAGAAACCTAAAGCAAAAGATcagctgaagaagaagaagaaagaggaggaggaaggaagaagaagacaagaAAGAAGAG CTTCAAATGCACTGGCCAGTCTGCACTCGGAAGATCACGAAGAAGATCTTAAAGATGCAAGGTTTCCTTCTGTCTCCTTCCTCTGTTCCATAGTTTCGTAA